The Neurospora crassa OR74A linkage group V, whole genome shotgun sequence sequence CTGCTGCACTCCATCGCTGCAATGGCTCGAGACCTGAGTGGGCAGTGGAACGCGGACCCGGACCCTTCGGCCTTCTGGGGCGTTGCAACAATTCAAAATGGTCCGTGCCTTCCTCTTGGCAGGGAGGCTGTGAGTTTCCATTTCAGGGCTTGGTTGTCCGACGTCCGACTTCACACTCGGATATCATCATCTGAGCACTCTCACGAGATGTCTCACGTGAGCGAGAGCTTGTCCAGGCCGCTCAACTGAGGGAACCGCTGAGGGCAGCACACGCACGGGCCATTCTCCGCTGCCCCGCGAATGCACGTCAACAGTCATTCAAAGAGGTGCTTCTTTAGAACACAACAACCTCCAGAATCGGGCACAGAGTGAGCTGCCAATCTCTATATGTGCCACCAACCTCTCGCGCTTCGTTTCACCTTTTTGCACAACGTTTCTGTTCTGCGACTTCAGATCCGTCTCACTATCTGGTACAAGAGTGATATATCAGCTGTGTGTCTTGTGTTTACCGTTCGGCGCCCGGGTGGTATCTCGGCCTTTTGCATATCAGTATCTTGATTGCAACATCCTGTTCTAGGTCTCATCCGCTCCACTTGATCTGATGGGGTCGGGGACCAGTCAACCGGACACTACATACGCAACCAGCAGCGTTCACGCGCAGGTGATAGTAACAATTGTTCGTGCAAGATTGACAGGCAAACCGTTAGAACCCTACACAAGCAACTTTCAGCACCACGACACAAAAGACTTCTTCGCCGTCGTGTGCGTGAAGCCTTGTGCATGTGTAGAACGAAGCATTGAGACAAAAACGGCTGCCGAACAGCATCGAGATCATCAATGAGGTACTGCGTAAAACTGATGAATAACGCCAAGTCTTCGGGGATGGTTGCCACCCGCAAAAAAAGAAGCTGTTTCTGGCTTCTCTAGTCGAGTTTGGCTCGCAAACGTTACGAAATGGCTGCCGAGATCTGCAAgagaagccgaagaagaaggacagcaTCAGACTCACACGTCAGACACCCGACGGGGGCGGATGGGTCAATGAGGTATTGAGGTTACAGCCAACCAGACTCTAGACCACATGTGTAACCCCGGCGACAGAACATCTGAATGGCAGGCAATGCGGGCAAGCTGGCACCAGAGAAAGAGAGCTGGCACACGCAAGATAGGCAATTGGACAGGGCACGCAGGGACACCAAAAGAagcaaggaagaagaaggggggcaGTCGCATGAAGGCTCGTGCTTGTGTTTTCTAGAAGGATTCGACAGATTTGAGTCTGTGATCGTGCTTGACGGAACTTGTGGAGAAGCAACAAGGAGCACAAGAGAGGTGGGTCTTGCCCCCAGCAGGGAACGGAGGAGGGCATTGCCTTCATTGTTCCAGTTGTCTCGACCCTGTTGATAGTCAATCACTGACGTGGCTTCGAAAGATGTTTGTCGAATGATGGCTGACGAACATCAACGCGTGAAAAGATGAGGAGTTGAAGATTCAGCGCCGGCTGCTAAATCCAGAGTCAATTCCATGAGGTGGTTCTGGAAGGCTTCTGTAAGCCTTCTGTAAGCCTTCCCGTCTGTGACACGGtcctaggtacttaccttAACGGCCAAGCTGAGGCAATGGCCGGAAAGGGACATCGCAGAGAACCCTGCACGCCAGTACGGCAACGGTCGACCGTCCAGCACCTTGAGTTCACGACCCAGAACCCAGATAACGAGCGCAAACGGCATCACCCACCCCACCTGCCCGCCAAAACCTAGAgcttcacctcctccacatcaCTCCCCTCATGCCAGCTTTCCTGCTCTCTGTGTTTCCGGCGCTTCTACTCTCGCCCTTTTAACAAAGACAGTAATAACCGAAGACTCCCTTGTCTCATTTGCCGTGTCGTGCTCAGCTCTCCAGTCCTCTGTTGTTATTGCCATTCCCCCTTCCATCatttccacctccacccACACAGCTCCCCGCCGCCTGCTTCGTTCGGTCAACACGCCTCGCCACAGCTGCCTTGCTTCTTTCTTGCGTCGCTACAAGGCAACTCCTCTGCAAGTGAGATCGCAATCGCAACCGCAATTGCTCTCGCGACACCAGAATTCGGTCGCAACGAAGAAACCTACCCTCGTGCTGCGGTGTTTGCCGAACCGTCTTAGCCTTTATTCCCTGTCCACATTACAGCCTTGTCTGCTCTGCTTTCCCGGGCAGCCACGTATAAAGCATCTCGGGCTACGAGCTGGTCAAAGCATCCCAGCCTTTGCTCCCTTGCCATCGCCCATTCCGCAATCCCGCTCGTCCTTCATCATCCCGCCCGCGATCCTCTGAAacctatccatccatctccggCGTTCGCAACCACCGCAAGACTGTTGTCCGCGAGATTGCTTGCGACCTCAACCTCTCCATACCACCTATCCTACATCTGGTGATCCCTAGGTAAGTTCCCTAAATCTCTTCAGCCATGTCTCACCTTGTTTGCTCGATCAACATCGTTGTGCAATCGAACATCTTGTACCCGTGCGCTAGGTCGCATAGATTCGTAGTCAAACAGATCACATGGAGTGTGGATTACTGTCATCCCAAGACCGATCTCTTCTCTGCGTCATGCCATTCTGCCAATTTCGCAATTTCCCGTTCGGCAATTCCACTCTGATCCGATGTCAAGATCTATGCGGGTGATCATCCATGCTTGTTCTTTCGGTAATCAGGTGCTAATTTTGTAAAGTGCTTCCAGGCGCCAAAGATCTACCTTCCGACGCCCCGTGTTAAATTACAGACGCTCTGGTCCCTTGCGACCTTTCGATCTCCATCCGACCTTTGCTCGcgaattataaaataaagttcgGGGACAAAACACTTCTGGATCCTTTTTCTCAGTTTCAGTAGGTAGTGTTCGGTCCAAGCTACAAGCATCTGCATATCTGATTCGAACATTTGTCTGATATAAGGCAACAGCTCTCAATTCAGCTCGACACACCTCACAAGATTCATCTGTTGGGATCAACGTCACCACAATGTCGAGCACAGGTTTCACCAGCCCTTTTGGGAACGCAAACCCGTTTGGCAGTTCAGGCAGATCTGAGTCTGGGCCAATGCATAGGCTggttgaggaagacgagaaTGATACTATTACTTCGCCTACAACTCCCCATTTCGGCGTCAAGAACAACGCTGCGCCCGCTTTCTGGAACGGCTTTGGTGGCGATGCTCCGTCAGACATGCCCGTCCGGCGCCAACCTGATGACTTCCCTGCTCACTACAACTTGGGTCGCCGGACCTCCGTTTCGGCAGAATCCCTGAAACCAGTCACGGATAACTCCGACAACTGGTCACCTCCTGTTCATCCAAAGACAGCAGAGCAACTTGAGCGTTTGAAGAAAGCCATCAGCGGCAACTTTCTTTTCAACCACCTTGAGGACGACCAGAGTGCCCAAGTATTGGGTGCTTTGGTAGAGAAGCCGGTGCCTGCCAAAGGAATCAAGGTTAGTACCTGAAGCCACTGCAACTCTCTGTTTTGAGAAACACGGTTTTTCTAACGCTTTTTGGCAGGTGATCACTCAAGGCGATGCCGGTGATTATTTCTATGTGGTAGAGAAGGGAAGATTCGAGGTTTATGTCAACAGCACCGGCGCTCTTCAACCCGGCCCAGACGGCATGGGACAGAAGGTTGGCGAGATAGCGGAGGGTGGCTCTTTTGGCGAGCTTGCCCTCATGTACAACGCACCCCGTGCTGCTACTGTTGTCTCTGCTGAGCCCCAGTGCACACTATGGGCGCTTGATCGTGTCACCTTCCGACGAATTCTCATGGAATCGACCTTTTCTCGTCGTCGGATGTACGAGAGCTTTCTCGAAGAAGTGCCCATCCTCAAGACCCTCACGCCATATGAGCGGTCCAAGATTGCGGATGCTCTCGAAAGCCAGAAGTACCCGGCTGGCCATGAGATCATTCTTGAGGGTGACCCCGGccactccttcttcctgTTAGAGGCTGGCGAGGCGGCAGCGTTCAAGCGAGGAAACGATTCTCCAGTTAAGAACTACAAGAAGGGTGATTTCTTCGGTGAGCTTGCGCTGCTGAATGATGCCCCTCGCGCGGCCAGCGTCATCAGCCAAACTGAGGTCAAGGTTGCCAGGCTTGGCAAGAATGCTTTTCAAAGGTTGCTTGGTCCGATTGAAAGCATTTTGCGGAGGACTAGGTACGTCGAAGCGGAAGAGGTGGATCCTTTGCAGGTGTCTTGAGGAGACCAGAGTGCAAATTGAATTGTTATAGACTAAAATGGCTTTCTTTATCACTGTTGGGTAAGGTCCGTTCTTTGGCCTGGGTTTGGGGTTCAAGACTTGCACACAGAAGTAGTTAGTAGTTGTTGTCGATGTTAGCTTTATTGCTGGTTAGGAAAGGCGTCTACTAGGTTCTAGTACAACATATACTGATATCATTCAATGTCGCCCATTTGTTCCCAGAACCGCGAAACGCAGGCTGTAGACTGGTCTTCCACCTGCTCGATACCATCTGGGTCTCTATTACCGAGTTTCATTGTGCTTATTGtgttgttttggtgttgCCTCCCCTCTCATCCATTGTCTATCCCTCGGGGGATTCTTTGCAAATTAGGTACCTAGCAGTTCATTCCATGGTCCTTGTCGAGCTCATTCGTCGCCTATCGTGACACGCCCTCCTCTGATGCAGATTGATGCTTCACTGAGCCTTTCTTTCCCCCATGTGTCTATACAGCCAGACACTTCGTACCTTGCCTGTAAACCCAGGACAAAACCAAAGCCACAAAAtctcctctccatcttgaATTACCACCCCCTACTCCATCCCCCTCctaacctccaaaacctGCCTTCTCAACCCCTCCACAGCCGCTTCCGTCTCCAACACCCTACCCACGCCCTTCTTCCACGTATCCTCCAGTCCCAAGATCTCCGGTCCAACCTCGTCCTGCGCCTGCTTCCGCTGCAGCGTTACCAGATCAATCTCCCTCTTCGCCTCCGCCAATTCCTTTTCTATAGCCTTCAGCTCCCCCTCTAGCTGCCAGTTGCCAATCAGCCACGCGTTCTTGCCGTACGCGTCCAGCAAAGCTAGGTGCGCTCGCCGCTGCGCAACGTAGGCGTGGTCCGTGTAGGCTTTCCCaagtaaagaagaaagaagggtgGTGGCTTCGGAGCTGTCCATTCCTGCAAGTTCGGAGGCGGAGGGGATCtcggggagggaggagtagCGGGCTAGGTCGAGGGCGGAGAGTTTTGGTGGCGGGGCTTGTTGTGTACCGTCGGGGTTGGCGGCTTGGACGTGGTGGGAGGCGATGCGGTCGAATTCGGATTCGAGGAGGGGGGTGATGTGGGACGAGGGCGTGAGTGGAGGGGGGAGAAGGGCGTGAAAGGGATCGTCGGGTTGGAGAGAGCGTTCGGCGGCTATGAGGGCTTCGGCGGCGGAGCGTTCGGAGGGGGTGGGTTCCGGGTCAATGTCTGTGATGGAGGAAAGGTTAGTAGTTGAGTTGATTGGGGGTGGGTGAGGTTGCGGTgaaggagcaggagaagatCCCTTGGAGGGTTGTACAGTATGGTTGGACGTACATGGAAGGGATTCGTGGATTGTGGTTATTAGTGGCATTTTGGCGGTTTTTGTGATGCGCAGTTGTCGCTATCTTTTGGGAGATGAGTGTGGTGCTGATTTTGATGTGCTGTCCTTTCTAGGTTTGCTTCTTTGGCCGTGCTAGTCGGGTCACCGGTTTGTTCAATTGGGTTCCGTATGTAGTAGTTGGTAGTCTCGGGTACGGCGTAAAATCCGTTGGAATGCGACTGAGGGGATGGTTTGTAATGTGCGATATCGTGACCCTATGTTTGCgttgcgatgcgatgcgatagCGCGAAGGTGGCAGTCGCGATAACACGAAAAATCGTTCCCCACCTCGTCCCGGAGTCGGGCTGAACAGCGGCAGGATCACTGTGCGCAAGACCCCCTGATTAACGGTGCTTGGCGGTGAGCTTCCCTGGCCTTAGAGCGCTGTTCTCGTTAATGGCACGGTGTGGTATCCGCTCTTCAGCTCCGCTAGTGGGTCCTATGACGACACAGCTGCTTTGGCGCCAAGCAACCTTGTTGGCTGGTCACCCGGCAGGCATTGTTTACTGTTAATCGTCCCGGGCTATCCAGAGGGCTGCTTGTGCCTGTCTTTGATTGTTTCCTGACTATATAAGCGTTTGTAGTGTGTTCAACACGTCAGGGAGTAAAAGGCAAACACGGAACATCGTCTGCTTCATTTACTCTTTTTGCTGATGATAATTACATTCGAAAGTCACGGCTTTGTTATCGAGTAATCCACCGAGCGATGGCACCTCAAGTTGGTGATCTTCAGTTCGAACCTCTAGCTGTTGATCAGGAAAAGGCACAGACATTCGAAAGGGACCGGAAAGTCGATACGAGCAAAGTCCCTCTTCGAGTTCGGTTCGCCGAAAATCCAGACTCACAAAGAACTCCACGGTGTCCTACATCCAGAGCAGCATCCCTGTTCATAGGAAACATCTTGATAGTTATCTCGGTCGCTGTTGCCTTGTTCCTGGTCGCTGCGCAGTTCGATAGCTTATCATGGAACTATTGGCGCTCAGATATTTCCAATCCAGGAACCAATGTGTCAACATGCGCTACGGACACCCAATACCTACTTGGTGTTGGCAAAGGTGACATTACCGGTCCAGTGGTTGAGATTAACCTCATGGGCTACGCCGATCCAAAACAACTCGGTACCGGTCTTCGTCAACGACTTTACTCGCGAGCCTTTATTGTCGGGAGTCTCGAGCGT is a genomic window containing:
- the mcb gene encoding camp-dependent protein kinase regulatory chain, variant, which translates into the protein MSSTGFTSPFGNANPFGSSGRSESGPMHRLVEEDENDTITSPTTPHFGVKNNAAPAFWNGFGGDAPSDMPVRRQPDDFPAHYNLGRRTSVSAESLKPVTDNSDNWSPPVHPKTAEQLERLKKAISGNFLFNHLEDDQSAQVLGALVEKPVPAKGIKVITQGDAGDYFYVVEKGRFEVYVNSTGALQPGPDGMGQKVGEIAEGGSFGELALMYNAPRAATVVSAEPQCTLWALDRVTFRRILMESTFSRRRMYESFLEEVPILKTLTPYERSKIADALESQKYPAGHEIILEGDPGHSFFLLEAGEAAAFKRGNDSPVKNYKKGDFFGELALLNDAPRAASVISQTEVKVARLGKNAFQRLLGPIESILRRTRYVEAEEVDPLQVS